The following proteins are co-located in the Manihot esculenta cultivar AM560-2 chromosome 9, M.esculenta_v8, whole genome shotgun sequence genome:
- the LOC110622317 gene encoding zinc finger CCCH domain-containing protein ZFN-like — protein MDFDAGIPISRTGPPPVTEEPSLSPSLNQDAMWHMDLRSNEVTESGLYPERSGEPDCSYYIRTGLCRFGATCRFNHPPNRKLAIAAARMKGEFPERMGQPECQYYLKTGTCKFGATCKFHHPKDKAGIAGRVSLNILGYPLRSNEIDCAYYLRTGQCKFGSTCKFHHPQPTNVIVPLRSSPIYPTVQSPTTPGQQSYPGGLTNWSRASFITSPRWQAPSSYTPLILSQGVVSVSGWNSYSGQLGSVSSPEGQQQTGNSQMYGTSRQNEWMNTGSQGALSPFRSGSVPVGFYALQRENDFPERPGQPECQFYMKTGDCKFGAVCRFHHPRERLIPAPDCVLSPIGLPLRPGEPLCIFYSRYGVCKFGPSCKFDHPMGIFTYNLSSSSSADAPVQYLGPSSGSAALTLSPEGLVEAGSTKPRRLSLSEPRRMPSGDDNIDTEG, from the exons ATGGATTTTGATGCTGGAATTCCGATCTCCCGCACTGGTCCTCCACCTGTGACTGAGGAACCCTCTCTGTCACCGTCGTTGAACCAAG ATGCAATGTGGCATATGGACCTGAGATCAAATGAAGTGACGGAATCTGGGCTCTATCCGGAGCGTTCCGGAGAGCCTGATTGTTCTTATTACATCAGGACAGGTCTTTGTAGATTTGGAGCTACATGTCGATTTAATCATCCTCCTAACAGAAAGCTG GCTATAGCTGCTGCAAGGATGAAAGGGGAATTTCCAGAAAGGATGGGACAACCTGAATGCCAG TACTATCTAAAGACAGGAACTTGCAAGTTTGGAGCCACATGCAAGTTTCATCATCCAAAAGACAAGGCTGGGATTGCTGGAAGAGTATCCTTAAATATTTTGGGGTATCCACTTCGATCG AATGAGATTGACTGTGCTTACTACTTAAGAACTGGGCAATGCAAGTTTGGAAGCACTTGTAAATTCCACCATCCTCAACCAACTAATGTGATAGTACCATTACGCAGTTCCCCTATTTATCCTACTGTCCAGTCTCCAACAACTCCAGGTCAGCAATCCTACCCAGGAGGACTTACAAACTGGTCAAGAGCATCTTTCATTACCAGCCCACGTTGGCAGGCTCCTTCAAGTTATACACCTCTTATTTTATCTCAAGGAGTAGTATCTGTTTCAGGCTGGAACTCATACAGT GGTCAGCTGGGATCAGTTTCTTCTCCAGAGGGTCAGCAACAAACAGGAAACAGTCAGATGTATGGAACCTCCCGCCAGAATGAATGGATGAATACAGGATCTCAAGGGGCACTTTCTCCATTCCGCTCTGGCTCTGTCCCAGTAGGATTTTATGCATTGCAAAGAGAGAATGACTTTCCTGAGAGACCTGGGCAGCCTGAATGCCAGTTTTACATGAAGACTGGGGACTGTAAGTTTGGTGCAGTTTGTAGATTCCATCATCCAAGAGAAAGGTTAATTCCTGCTCCAGACTGTGTCTTGAGCCCCATAGGCCTTCCTTTACGCCCA GGAGAACCTTTGTGCATCTTCTATTCTCGTTATGGTGTCTGCAAATTTGGTCCAAGTTGCAAGTTTGACCACCCTATGGGAATTTTCACATACAAtctatcatcatcatcttcagcTGATGCCCCAGTACAATATCTGGGGCCATCATCAGGATCTGCTGCATTAACTTTATCACCAGAAGGGCTTGTTGAAGCAGGCTCAACAAAGCCCAGGCGACTTTCCCTTTCAGAGCCTAGACGGATGCCTTCTGGTGATGATAATATTGACACAGAAGGATAG
- the LOC110623744 gene encoding NAC domain-containing protein 83 yields MEKLNFVKNGVLRLPPGFRFHPTDEELVVQYLKRKVFACPLPASIIPEVDVCKSDPWDLPGELEQERYFFSTREAKYPNGNRSNRATISGYWKATGIDKEIVTSKGNQLVGMKKTLVFYRGKPPHGTRTDWIMHEYRLVTTEATVCNSPQKKNSIQIPLVPIENWVLCRIFLKRRSTKNEEENFQIGNKNRVCKLRNTKPVFYDFLTKDRTDLNLGPSCASSGSSGVTEVSSNESDDHEESSSCNSFPYFRRKP; encoded by the exons ATGGAGAAGCTCAATTTTGTCAAGAATGGTGTGCTCAGACTGCCTCCTGGATTCAGATTCCACCCAACAGATGAGGAACTTGTTGTTCAGTACTTGAAAAGAAAGGTGTTTGCTTGTCCCCTGCCTGCCTCTATAATTCCTGAAGTCGATGTCTGCAAGTCTGATCCTTGGGATTTGCCAG GTGAGTTGGAGCAAGAAAGGTACTTTTTCAGCACCAGGGAAGCTAAATATCCCAATGGTAACCGATCCAACAGAGCCACAATTTCTGGGTATTGGAAGGCAACTGGTATCGACAAGGAAATTGTAACTTCTAAGGGAAACCAGCTTGTGGGGATGAAGAAAACCCTAGTTTTTTACAGAGGAAAGCCCCCCCATGGAACCAGGACTGATTGGATTATGCATGAATATCGCCTAGTAACCACTGAAGCCACTGTCTGCAATTCCCCTCAAAAGAAGAACTCAATCCAG ATCCCATTAGTGCCTATAGAAAATTGGGTTCTTTGCCGTATATTTTTGAAGAGGAGAAGCACAAAAAATGAGGAGGAAAACTTTCAAATTGGCAATAAAAATAGAGTGTGCAAGCTGAGGAACACAAAGCCTGTATTCTATGATTTCCTTACAAAAGACAGGACTGATTTGAATCTGGGTCCTTCCTGCGCATCTTCAGGGTCAAGTGGAGTGACAGAAGTTTCATCAAATGAATCAGATGATCACGAAGAAAGTAGTAGTTGCAACAGTTTCCCTTATTTCAGAAGAAAACCATAA